A section of the Roseovarius sp. W115 genome encodes:
- a CDS encoding sarcosine oxidase subunit gamma: MSSAVSALQGAKFDGYVKVEEMGLRGMITLRGDVASVKMKKAVLEATGAKLPKQREILHEGNKAVAWMSPDELLVMVPYAEVEATLGVLEKALKGQHFLAANVSDARAIFSLDGDAAREIIAKLCPVDMAADAFAPGQIRRTRMAQIAAAFWMTSETRIEVVCFRSVAQYAFDLLKDAAEPGGEVGLFT; the protein is encoded by the coding sequence ATGTCTAGCGCAGTCAGCGCCCTGCAAGGCGCAAAATTCGATGGGTACGTGAAAGTCGAAGAAATGGGTCTGCGCGGGATGATCACTCTGCGCGGAGACGTTGCGTCGGTCAAAATGAAAAAGGCGGTGCTGGAGGCCACTGGCGCGAAGCTGCCCAAGCAGCGTGAGATCCTTCACGAAGGCAACAAGGCTGTCGCGTGGATGTCCCCCGATGAGCTCTTGGTGATGGTGCCTTATGCTGAGGTTGAGGCTACTTTAGGTGTTCTAGAAAAGGCATTGAAAGGTCAACATTTTCTGGCAGCGAATGTATCTGATGCGCGGGCGATATTCAGCCTCGATGGCGACGCCGCGCGCGAGATCATCGCAAAGCTTTGCCCGGTTGACATGGCCGCTGACGCCTTCGCCCCTGGCCAGATCCGCCGCACCCGCATGGCCCAGATCGCGGCCGCCTTCTGGATGACATCCGAGACCCGTATCGAAGTTGTCTGCTTCCGTTCGGTCGCGCAATACGCCTTTGACCTGCTCAAGGATGCGGCGGAACCGGGGGGTGAGGTGGGGCTTTTCACATAA
- a CDS encoding sarcosine oxidase subunit alpha family protein, translating into MSTRLATGGRLVNKTRALEFTFNGKRLRGFEGDTLASALLANDQMLVGRSFKYHRPRGIVASGAEEPNALVNMGRDETFEPNQRATTTELFDGLRATSQNHFPSLEFDVGAINSKLARFLPAGFYYKMFIHPRPLWKHVYEPFIRKSAGLGKAPRDRDQDKYEHLYAFYDVVVIGGGIAGLLAAKAAGEAGVKVLLMEQTAHWGGRALVDTGTVNQMPVDKFVDETVSTLADMPNVTMRLRMMGAGVYDHGYLLGYERVSDHSPSKNTPRHRLWRIRAKQIVTATGAIERPLSFAGNDIPGVMLASAVRDYVANYGVSIGDRTVVVTNNDDAYQTAIAMKNAGLDVPMIVDARANGGGALAQEARDLGIRVENGKAIAKVKGGKRVTGVAICSQAGEGMPLEEVACDVVAMSGGWSPVVHLWSHCGGKLIWDEAQAMFRPDPEKAPTGAQGEGFVSVAGSANGAMDLADIVSDAVSAGRAAAKATGGKPKTTKAPEADSPKMAAMEPIWLMPQGANIKLRSKSWLDYQNDVKVSDVQLAAREGFESVEHAKRYTTLGMATDQGKLSNINGLAILSDALNQPIPQTGTTTFRPPYTPISMAAIAGEARGPIFQPLRRTPMHEWHEENGAYWEPVGQWRRPYCFRKTPGEDIESAVKREINQTRSSLGLLDASTLGKLIVKGPDAGKLLDMLYTNMMSTLKPGRCRYGLMCNENGFLTDDGVVARIDEDTFLCHTTTGGADSIHAHMEDWLQCEWWDWKVYVANVTEQYAQVAVVGPNARKALEKLTKDDLSAETIPFMAWKDVSFGDIHARVYRISFSGELSYEIAVPASQGRAFWDQLLEAGAEFGVMPYGTEALHVMRAEKGFIMIGDETDGTVIPQDLGLDWAISKKKEDYLGKRAQTRSHMADPNRWKLVGLETVDGSVLPDGAYCTAEGTNENGQRNVQGRVTSTYYSPTLDRGIAMGLIKHGPDRMGELVEFPKVDGTIVKAKIVNPVFFDAEGEKQNV; encoded by the coding sequence ATGAGCACGCGTCTGGCAACGGGCGGGCGTCTGGTCAACAAGACGCGCGCGCTGGAATTCACCTTTAACGGCAAGCGCTTGCGCGGCTTTGAAGGCGACACGCTCGCCTCGGCGCTTCTGGCCAATGACCAGATGCTGGTGGGACGGTCTTTTAAGTATCACCGTCCGCGCGGCATCGTGGCCTCGGGTGCGGAAGAACCCAACGCCTTGGTGAACATGGGGCGCGACGAGACGTTTGAACCCAACCAACGCGCCACAACAACCGAGTTGTTCGACGGGCTGCGCGCCACATCGCAAAATCACTTCCCAAGCCTGGAATTCGATGTCGGCGCCATAAACAGCAAACTCGCACGCTTCCTGCCCGCAGGCTTCTACTACAAGATGTTCATCCATCCTCGGCCCCTCTGGAAGCATGTCTATGAGCCGTTCATCCGCAAGTCGGCGGGTCTGGGCAAAGCCCCGCGCGACCGCGATCAGGACAAGTATGAACATCTCTATGCGTTCTACGATGTTGTCGTGATCGGCGGCGGTATTGCCGGGCTTCTGGCCGCCAAAGCAGCAGGCGAGGCGGGCGTCAAGGTACTCTTGATGGAGCAGACCGCCCATTGGGGCGGGCGTGCGCTGGTTGACACCGGAACTGTCAATCAAATGCCTGTGGATAAGTTCGTGGACGAAACCGTGTCGACTTTGGCTGACATGCCCAATGTCACGATGCGTTTACGGATGATGGGTGCAGGGGTCTATGATCACGGATATTTACTTGGATATGAACGGGTTAGCGACCATTCTCCAAGTAAAAACACGCCGCGTCACCGGCTCTGGCGGATACGGGCGAAACAGATTGTCACTGCGACGGGGGCAATTGAGCGTCCGTTGAGTTTTGCGGGCAACGATATCCCTGGTGTGATGTTGGCCTCCGCGGTGCGGGACTATGTCGCCAACTACGGCGTTTCCATTGGTGACCGGACCGTCGTTGTGACCAACAATGACGACGCCTATCAGACGGCCATCGCGATGAAAAACGCAGGTCTTGATGTGCCCATGATCGTTGACGCGCGCGCAAATGGCGGCGGTGCCTTGGCGCAAGAGGCGCGCGATTTGGGCATCCGCGTTGAAAACGGCAAAGCCATCGCCAAGGTCAAAGGCGGCAAACGGGTCACGGGAGTGGCCATTTGTTCACAAGCCGGCGAGGGGATGCCCTTAGAGGAAGTGGCGTGTGACGTGGTTGCCATGTCAGGCGGGTGGTCACCGGTGGTGCACCTCTGGTCCCATTGCGGGGGCAAACTGATCTGGGATGAAGCGCAGGCCATGTTCCGCCCTGATCCCGAGAAAGCCCCGACAGGCGCCCAAGGCGAAGGCTTTGTGTCCGTGGCGGGATCTGCAAATGGAGCGATGGATCTGGCGGACATTGTCTCGGATGCTGTCAGCGCAGGCCGGGCCGCAGCCAAAGCAACCGGCGGCAAACCCAAAACGACCAAAGCGCCCGAGGCCGACAGCCCAAAGATGGCTGCGATGGAACCCATCTGGCTGATGCCGCAGGGGGCCAATATCAAACTGCGCTCCAAGTCTTGGCTCGACTATCAGAACGACGTGAAAGTGTCAGATGTCCAACTGGCAGCACGCGAGGGGTTTGAAAGCGTTGAACATGCTAAGAGATACACCACCCTAGGTATGGCCACAGATCAAGGGAAGCTGAGCAATATCAATGGTCTTGCGATCCTTTCTGATGCGCTAAATCAACCTATTCCACAGACTGGAACAACCACGTTCCGTCCGCCCTACACGCCCATCTCAATGGCAGCGATTGCCGGTGAGGCCCGTGGTCCGATCTTTCAGCCGCTACGAAGGACACCCATGCATGAATGGCACGAGGAAAACGGCGCATATTGGGAGCCCGTAGGTCAGTGGCGGCGGCCCTATTGCTTCCGCAAGACACCGGGCGAAGATATCGAAAGCGCTGTCAAGCGCGAGATCAACCAGACACGGTCAAGCTTGGGTCTTCTCGATGCCTCGACCCTGGGCAAACTCATTGTCAAAGGCCCAGACGCGGGCAAATTACTCGACATGCTCTACACCAACATGATGAGCACGCTGAAACCGGGGCGCTGCCGCTATGGCTTGATGTGCAACGAAAATGGCTTCCTGACCGATGACGGCGTGGTGGCGCGCATCGACGAGGACACGTTCCTCTGCCACACCACCACAGGCGGCGCCGACAGCATCCATGCGCATATGGAAGATTGGCTGCAATGCGAATGGTGGGACTGGAAAGTCTATGTCGCCAACGTGACCGAGCAATACGCGCAGGTGGCTGTGGTTGGCCCAAATGCGCGCAAGGCTCTGGAAAAGTTGACGAAAGACGACCTCAGCGCCGAGACCATCCCGTTTATGGCGTGGAAGGATGTCAGCTTTGGCGACATTCACGCCCGCGTCTACCGCATCTCCTTCTCGGGTGAGCTGAGCTATGAGATTGCTGTGCCTGCCTCTCAGGGCCGCGCCTTTTGGGATCAGTTGCTGGAGGCCGGGGCTGAGTTTGGCGTGATGCCCTATGGCACCGAGGCGCTCCACGTGATGCGCGCCGAGAAGGGCTTCATCATGATCGGCGACGAAACCGACGGCACGGTCATCCCGCAGGACCTTGGCCTCGACTGGGCTATTTCCAAGAAGAAAGAGGATTACCTCGGCAAACGCGCCCAAACCCGCAGCCACATGGCCGACCCAAACCGCTGGAAACTGGTCGGGCTGGAAACCGTCGATGGCTCTGTTCTGCCAGATGGGGCCTATTGCACCGCCGAAGGCACCAACGAGAACGGTCAGCGCAACGTGCAGGGGCGTGTGACCTCGACCTACTATTCGCCAACGCTGGATCGTGGCATCGCCATGGGGTTGATCAAACACGGTCCGGACCGGATGGGTGAATTGGTCGAATTCCCCAAGGTGGACGGCACCATCGTCAAAGCCAAAATCGTGAATCCTGTGTTCTTTGATGCCGAAGGGGAGAAGCAAAATGTCTAG
- a CDS encoding sarcosine oxidase subunit delta, protein MLILECPCCGVTGEETEFAGGGEAHLKRFGPGSSDDEFHTYLFAKENPKGVHFERWRHANGCGKWFLAARNTMTLEVYGTYSAQTTEPPQDIKDKISAKVPGWSWREFS, encoded by the coding sequence ATGCTGATCCTTGAATGCCCGTGCTGCGGTGTGACGGGCGAAGAAACCGAATTTGCAGGCGGCGGCGAGGCGCATCTCAAACGGTTTGGCCCCGGCTCCAGCGACGATGAGTTTCACACCTATCTGTTCGCCAAGGAAAACCCAAAGGGCGTGCATTTCGAACGCTGGCGGCATGCCAATGGCTGCGGCAAGTGGTTTCTGGCGGCACGCAACACCATGACGCTTGAGGTTTACGGCACGTATAGCGCGCAAACCACCGAGCCGCCGCAGGACATCAAGGACAAGATCTCGGCCAAGGTGCCGGGCTGGAGCTGGAGGGAGTTCTCATGA
- a CDS encoding sarcosine oxidase subunit beta family protein encodes MKRYSAFAIAREALSHHMGWERAWASPEPKKKYDAIIIGAGGHGLATAYYLGKNHGLTNVAILEKGWLGGGNTGRNTTIIRSNYLQDPSAAIYEKSRSLYETLSQDLNYNIMFSPRGVIMLAQTQHEVRGYERTAHANALQGVKTEFISPSRVKELCPIMNIDGPRYPVLGGLWQARGGTARHDAVAWGYARACSAMGMDVIQKCEVTGIRSEAGKVKGVTTNRGDIDCDKLGIVVAGHSGHLADMAGFRLPIESVALQALVSEPIKPCMDVVVMANTVHGYMSQSDKGEMVIGGGTDGYNNFTQRGSFHHVEETVRALVETFPMIARLKMLRQWGGIVDVTGDRSPILSKTPLENCFINCGWGTGGFKAIPGSGWGFAELMAKGYSPLTAEFGLDRFYEGRFIDESVAAGVAH; translated from the coding sequence ATGAAACGTTATTCCGCCTTTGCCATCGCCCGTGAGGCGTTGAGCCATCACATGGGTTGGGAACGGGCATGGGCGTCGCCCGAGCCGAAGAAAAAGTACGATGCGATCATTATCGGTGCAGGTGGGCATGGGCTGGCGACGGCCTACTACCTCGGCAAGAACCACGGTCTGACCAATGTGGCGATCCTTGAAAAAGGCTGGCTTGGGGGCGGCAACACCGGCCGCAACACCACGATCATTCGCTCGAATTATCTTCAGGACCCCTCAGCCGCGATTTATGAGAAGTCGCGCAGCCTCTATGAAACGCTGAGCCAGGATCTGAACTACAACATCATGTTTAGCCCGCGTGGCGTGATCATGCTCGCCCAAACCCAACACGAGGTGCGTGGCTATGAGCGCACGGCTCATGCCAATGCGTTGCAAGGTGTGAAAACCGAATTCATATCCCCCAGCCGCGTCAAAGAGCTGTGTCCGATCATGAACATCGACGGCCCGCGTTACCCGGTGCTGGGGGGCTTGTGGCAGGCGCGTGGGGGCACTGCGCGCCATGACGCGGTGGCCTGGGGCTATGCAAGGGCCTGTTCGGCCATGGGCATGGATGTGATCCAGAAATGCGAAGTCACCGGTATCCGCTCTGAAGCGGGCAAGGTCAAAGGTGTCACCACAAATCGTGGTGATATCGACTGTGATAAGCTTGGCATCGTGGTGGCCGGTCATTCCGGGCATCTGGCCGATATGGCGGGCTTCCGGCTTCCGATTGAATCGGTCGCACTTCAGGCGCTTGTATCTGAGCCGATCAAGCCCTGTATGGACGTGGTTGTCATGGCCAACACCGTGCATGGCTATATGAGCCAATCCGACAAAGGCGAGATGGTGATCGGCGGCGGCACCGATGGCTACAACAACTTCACGCAGCGCGGCTCTTTCCACCATGTCGAGGAAACCGTGCGCGCTCTGGTGGAAACCTTCCCGATGATCGCACGGCTCAAGATGCTGCGCCAGTGGGGCGGGATTGTTGATGTCACCGGCGACCGCTCTCCGATCCTGTCAAAAACACCGCTGGAGAACTGCTTCATCAACTGCGGCTGGGGCACCGGCGGCTTCAAGGCCATCCCAGGAAGCGGTTGGGGCTTTGCTGAACTTATGGCCAAAGGATATTCGCCGCTGACCGCAGAATTTGGCCTCGACCGGTTCTATGAGGGCCGTTTCATCGACGAATCCGTAGCAGCGGGTGTGGCACATTGA
- the ccmI gene encoding c-type cytochrome biogenesis protein CcmI, translating to MIFWAIAGGLALLCAFVLGLFGLKGQAGDEPPAAYDLKVYRDQLKEVDRDLARGVIAEEDAERIRAEVSRRILAADAQLQATEATGGKQPLGLRIAILAAAVAVVGGAGALYARMGVPGYEDLPLQLRLATSNEARANRPSQAELEEVLPEFEITEDIPEDYQALITRLRDTVENRPDDMRGLQLLARTEASIGNLPAAHAAQTKLIELKGDAATAEDFAKLADMMISSGGGFVSAEAEIALREALDRNPQEPRARYYMGLYLMQVDRPDMAFRTWDALLRESTSDAPWVPLIRGQIEELAWRAGVARYQLPDENRRSGPTLADMTAARDMTPEEREGMIRSMVAGLDERIREEGGTPGEWARLINAYAVLGDEDEIRDVLARAREAFAGDPENLEIMENAAKEAGFAE from the coding sequence ATGATTTTCTGGGCTATAGCAGGTGGACTGGCGCTATTGTGCGCGTTTGTTCTTGGGCTTTTCGGGCTTAAGGGTCAGGCCGGGGATGAACCGCCTGCTGCTTATGATTTGAAGGTCTACCGCGATCAGCTAAAAGAAGTGGATCGCGATCTGGCACGGGGCGTTATTGCCGAGGAAGATGCCGAACGTATTCGAGCCGAGGTATCGCGACGCATTCTGGCTGCGGATGCTCAGTTGCAGGCGACCGAAGCCACCGGAGGTAAACAGCCCCTTGGCCTTCGCATTGCAATCCTGGCGGCAGCTGTTGCTGTGGTGGGCGGTGCCGGAGCGCTTTACGCACGGATGGGTGTGCCGGGATACGAAGACCTGCCATTGCAATTGCGTCTGGCGACCTCGAATGAGGCACGCGCCAACCGCCCCTCACAGGCTGAGCTTGAAGAGGTTTTGCCGGAATTTGAGATCACCGAGGACATTCCGGAAGATTATCAGGCGCTCATCACGCGCCTGCGCGACACGGTCGAAAACCGGCCCGATGACATGCGCGGTCTGCAGCTTTTGGCGCGTACCGAGGCATCAATCGGCAATCTTCCGGCAGCGCATGCGGCGCAGACCAAGCTTATCGAGTTGAAAGGCGACGCTGCGACGGCTGAGGATTTTGCCAAATTGGCCGATATGATGATTTCGTCAGGTGGCGGGTTTGTCTCGGCTGAGGCTGAAATAGCCCTGCGCGAGGCGCTCGACCGCAACCCTCAAGAGCCGCGCGCGCGATACTATATGGGGCTCTACCTGATGCAGGTGGATCGCCCGGATATGGCGTTCCGCACCTGGGACGCGCTTTTGCGTGAGAGCACATCTGACGCGCCTTGGGTGCCACTTATTCGGGGTCAGATCGAAGAGCTGGCCTGGCGCGCGGGCGTTGCGCGATATCAGCTGCCGGATGAGAACCGCCGTTCGGGGCCAACCCTGGCCGATATGACAGCCGCGCGTGACATGACACCCGAAGAACGCGAAGGCATGATCCGCAGCATGGTGGCCGGGCTTGATGAACGCATCCGCGAAGAAGGCGGCACACCCGGCGAATGGGCGCGCTTGATCAACGCCTATGCCGTGCTGGGGGACGAGGACGAGATCCGGGATGTCCTGGCCCGCGCGCGGGAGGCGTTTGCAGGGGATCCGGAGAACCTGGAGATCATGGAAAACGCGGCCAAGGAAGCCGGGTTCGCGGAATGA
- the ruvX gene encoding Holliday junction resolvase RuvX: MIIDDIAEFASALPGMRPLIGLDLGTKTIGVAASDALLSTATPLETVKRTKFMQDATRLLEYATDREAAGVVLGLPRNMDGSEGPRAQSTRSFAQNLAKLTEIPITYWDERLSTVAAERALLEADLTRKRRSEVIDAVAAAYILQGALDRLRHLKDQPL; the protein is encoded by the coding sequence ATGATCATTGACGACATCGCCGAGTTTGCCTCTGCCCTCCCGGGCATGCGGCCGTTGATTGGGTTGGATCTGGGCACCAAGACGATTGGCGTCGCGGCCTCGGATGCGCTTTTGAGCACCGCGACCCCGCTTGAAACTGTGAAACGAACCAAATTCATGCAGGACGCAACCCGGCTTTTGGAGTACGCAACGGATCGTGAAGCGGCAGGCGTTGTTCTGGGTTTGCCCCGCAATATGGATGGATCGGAAGGTCCACGCGCGCAATCCACGCGGTCATTTGCGCAGAATTTGGCAAAATTGACAGAGATTCCCATCACCTACTGGGATGAACGCCTGTCCACGGTTGCGGCAGAAAGAGCACTGCTTGAGGCAGATTTGACCCGAAAGCGTCGCTCTGAGGTGATCGATGCGGTGGCAGCGGCCTATATTCTTCAGGGAGCGCTGGATCGCTTGCGCCATCTGAAGGACCAACCGTTGTGA
- a CDS encoding DUF1289 domain-containing protein encodes MNDNTPVWTRDEIESPCVRICVVHPEARICTGCFRTIDEISQWSKMSREDRREIMEALPDRASLLRKRRGGRSARLKRG; translated from the coding sequence GTGAACGACAACACCCCAGTCTGGACACGCGACGAGATCGAGTCGCCTTGTGTGCGCATCTGCGTGGTGCATCCTGAGGCCCGGATTTGCACGGGGTGTTTCCGCACGATTGACGAGATCAGCCAGTGGTCCAAGATGTCTCGCGAGGACCGGCGCGAAATCATGGAAGCTCTGCCTGATCGTGCGTCTTTACTGCGCAAGCGTCGCGGCGGACGTTCGGCACGATTGAAGCGCGGTTAA